The Larimichthys crocea isolate SSNF chromosome XI, L_crocea_2.0, whole genome shotgun sequence genome has a segment encoding these proteins:
- the rps29 gene encoding small ribosomal subunit protein uS14, translating into MRCSLSSFPTLERERDKMGHQQLYWSHPRKFGQGSRSCRVCSNRHGLIRKYGLNMCRQCFRQYAKDIGFVKLD; encoded by the exons ATGCGCTGCAGTCTTTCTTCCTTTCCGACACtcgagcgagagagagacaagatGGGCCATCAGCAGCTCTACTGGAGTCACCCCAGAAAATTCGGTCAGGGATCCCGATCCTG CCGAGTGTGCTCGAACAGACACGGTCTGATCCGTAAATACGGGCTCAACATGTGCCGCCAGTGCTTCAGGCAGTACGCTAAAGATATCGGCTTCGTCAAG ctGGACTAG
- the mgat2 gene encoding alpha-1,6-mannosyl-glycoprotein 2-beta-N-acetylglucosaminyltransferase, with the protein MRFRIYKRKVVILTLVVVICGLAFWSSGRQKKNDSGSFPKEVETARRSSSISSSSSSSSINNHIQVQATPAVSRAPVPPPIIQANDTHQEKAKEKEKILKPEVDNTTLVYRGIVFQLNFDQTIRNEEKFKSARQKDDLVVVVQVHNRPDYLKLLVDSLRKARGVESILLIFSHDFWSPEINKVVASVDFCQVLQIFFPFSIQLYPQEFPGHDPRDCPRDIPKKDALKLGCINAEYPDSFGHYREAKFSQTKHHWWWKLHFVWDRVRILKDHKGLLLLIEEDHYMSPDFIHLLKLMSALKREQCTDCDILSLGSYSHIGYSSKANKVEVKAWKSTEHNMGMALSRETYLKLIQCTETFCTYDDYNWDWSLQYLTVSCLPSYWKVMVSEAPRIFHAGDCGMHHKKASCMPISQKTKIENILQSSGNQLFPKNLLIAKRLPANGAGGVAPHVKNGGWGDIRDHELCKSYVRLQ; encoded by the coding sequence ATGAGATTCCGAATCTACAAGAGGAAGGTGGTGATACTGACTCTGGTGGTTGTCATCTGTGGCCTAGCTTTCTGGAGCAGCGGAAGGCAGAAGAAGAACGACAGCGGATCGTTCCCCAAGGAAGTGGAGACGGcgaggagaagcagcagcattagcagcagcagtagcagcagtagcatCAACAATCATATCCAGGTGCAGGCCACACCTGCAGTTAGCCGGGCACCTGTTCCACCGCCTATTATACAAGCAAATGACACACACCAGGAAAAggcaaaagagaaagagaagataCTCAAGCCAGAAGTAGATAACACCACTCTAGTATACCGTGGCATTGTCTTTCAGCTCAACTTCGACCAGACAATAAGAAATGAGGAAAAGTTTAAGTCAGCGCGGCAGAAGGACGATCTGGTTGTGGTGGTTCAGGTCCATAACCGACCAGACTACCTTAAGCTATTAGTGGACAGTTTGAGGAAGGCCAGGGGTGTGGAGAGCATACTGCTGATATTCAGCCATGACTTCTGGTCCCCTGAGATAAATAAAGTGGTGGCCTCTGTTGACTTTTGTCAGGTACTTCAGATTTTCTTCCCCTTCAGCATCCAGCTGTACCCCCAGGAGTTCCCTGGACACGACCCCAGGGACTGCCCAAGAGACATTCCCAAAAAAGACGCCTTAAAGCTGGGTTGCATCAATGCAGAGTACCCTGACTCGTTCGGCCACTACCGTGAGGCAAAGTTCTCCCAGACTAAGCACCACTGGTGGTGGAAGCTGCACTTTGTATGGGACAGAGTCCGGATTCTGAAAGACCATAAGGGTCTGCTCCTGCTGATTGAGGAGGACCACTACATGTCACCGGACTTTATCCATCTCTTAAAGCTGATGTCAGCTCTCAAAAGGGAGCAGTGCACTGACTGCGACATCCTCTCGTTGGGGAGCTACAGCCACATCGGCTACTCCAGCAAAGCAAATAAGGTGGAGGTGAAGGCCTGGAAGTCCACTGAGCACAACATGGGGATGGCTCTAAGTAGAGAGACGTACCTGAAGCTCATTCAGTGCACCGAGACGTTCTGCACTTACGACGACTACAACTGGGACTGGTCCTTACAATACCTGACTGTGTCCTGCCTGCCCTCCTACTGGAAGGTCATGGTGAGCGAGGCTCCACGGATTTTCCATGCCGGAGACTGCGGCATGCACCACAAGAAGGCTTCCTGCATGCCGATCAGCCAGAAAACCAAGATAGAAAACATCTTACAGAGCAGCGGGAACCAACTGTTCCCAAAGAACCTCCTGATAGCAAAGAGATTGCCAGCCAACGGGGCCGGAGGGGTGGCCCCACATGTGAAAAACGGGGGTTGGGGAGATATCAGGGACCATGAACTCTGCAAGAGTTATGTTCGATTACAGTGA